The Oryctolagus cuniculus chromosome 5, mOryCun1.1, whole genome shotgun sequence genome includes a region encoding these proteins:
- the LOC100348032 gene encoding olfactory receptor 2B6: MNWGNDSAPQEFVLLGFSDRPWLEFPLFVVFLVSYILTIFGNVTIILVSRLDSKLHTPMYFFLTNLSLLDLCYTTSTVPQMLVNLRSTRKTISYGGCVAQLFMFLALGATECVLLAVMSFDRFVAICRPLHYSVIMHQRLCLQLAAASWTVGFVNAVWLSALTLSLPLCGPYVIDHFLCKVPALLRLSCVDTTTNEAELFLVSVFFHLLPLTLILTSYAFIAQAILRIQSAEGQQRAFGTCGSHLIVVSLFYGTAISMYLQPPSPNSKDRGKMVSLFYGIIAPMLNPLIYTLRNKEVKEAIRRLATRVFITK; encoded by the coding sequence ATGAATTGGGGAAACGATAGCGCCCCCCAAGAGTTCGTTCTGTTGGGTTTCTCAGATCGGCCGTGGCTGGAGTTCCCGCTCTTTGtggtcttcctggtctcctacatctTGACCATCTTTGGCAACGTGACCATCATTCTGGTCTCCCGCCTGGACTCCAAActccacacccccatgtacttcttcctcaccAACCTGTCACTCCTGGACCTCTGCTACACCACAAGCACTGTCCCGCAGATGCTGGTAAATTTACGCAGCACCAGGAAGACAATTAGTTACGGCGGCTGCGTGGCCCAGCTCTTCATGTTTTTGGCCTTGGGAGCCACTGAGTGTGTTCTCCTGGCAGTCATGTCCTTCGACAGGTTTGTGGCCATTTGCCGGCCTCTCCATTACTCAGTCATCATGCACCAgaggctctgcctgcagctggcAGCTGCATCCTGGACCGTTGGCTTCGTCAATGCGGTGTGGTTGTCTGCCCTGACTCTCTCGCTGCCACTCTGCGGCCCCTATGTGATAGATCACTTTCTCTGCAAAGTCCCTGCGCTGCTCAGGTTGTCCTGTGTTGACACAACCACAAATGAGGCGGAACTGTTCCTGGTCAgtgtgttcttccatctgctacccCTGACACTCATCCTTACATCATATGCCTTTATTGCCCAAGCCATCCTGAGAATCCAATCTGCTGAAGGTCAACAAAGAGCATTTGGGACCTGTGGCTCCCACCTCATTGTGGTGTCACTGTTTTATGGCACAGCCATCTCCATGTACCTACAGCCACCTTCACCCAACTCCAAGGACCGGGGAAAGATGGTTTCCCTCTTTTATGGAATCATTGCGCCCATGCTGAACCCCCTGATATATACACTTAGGAACAAAGAGGTAAAGGAAGCCATACGAAGGCTGGCTACTAGAGTCTTCATCACGAAATAA